In the genome of Phlebotomus papatasi isolate M1 chromosome 2, Ppap_2.1, whole genome shotgun sequence, one region contains:
- the LOC129801935 gene encoding B9 domain-containing protein 2: MAELHIIGQILDARDFEEENLLCKWSFQIGSTWKVIEGLAEGQTATDSNRVEKCSVFSHPLDLHLSTRGIQGWPKLHVEIWTANALKQCWPVGFGVLNVPTHPGIHNLTIPTWRIAPSNIWDALREKFHGGGVALARKELVYSQSDRYKLSTTSTAGSVGVELMLIFKNFKKFGVEF; encoded by the exons ATGGCTGAACTTCATATAATCGGACAAATTTTGGACGCTAGAGATTTCGAGGAGGAAAATCTGCTGTGCAAGTGGAGCTTCCAGATCG GATCAACGTGGAAGGTGATTGAGGGATTAGCTGAGGGGCAAACAGCTACTGATTCGAATCGCGTGGAAAAGTGTTCAGTGTTCTCTCATCCTTTGGACTTGCACTTGTCCACACGGGGAATTCAGGGCTGGCCGAAATTGCACGTggaaatttggacagctaatgcTCTCAAGCAGTGTTGGCCAGTAGGATTTGGTGTTCTCAACGTGCCCACTCATCCAGGAATCCACAATCTTACAATTCCCACGTGGAGAATTGCTCCCAGCAACATCTGGGACGCTCTTCGGGAGAAATTCCACGGGGGCGGGGTGGCTCTGGCCAGAAAGGAATTAGTTTATTCCCAATCGGATCGCTACAAGCTATCGACAACTTCTACAGCTGGTTCTGTTGGTGTTGAATTGAtgctgatttttaaaaatttcaagaagttCGGTGTTGAATTTTAA
- the LOC129801927 gene encoding uncharacterized protein LOC129801927 — protein sequence MDDIGWLQEHDEPWSDVVNKWQATFIWRINEMQEQRDAASLNTFLNKWPALNVCRSFELIDLDFKTMFPDIEETSPDKFKEMKEKLLPIFNLDIKDKFNKGLLGKLSASNNEDSQICIMSMLINALIIPNREPGNKKPSISAAQQEMIVRLPSSRDLEAFRNETTGTDIKIIVIGETLTDLTDFYVNCGAILFKTPSMSKALDIGIKLSIMFTIGYSRKCKFAWELLEAYYFGSLSTRTFDPKVQNVLNKLS from the exons ATGGACGACATTGGCTGGCTCCAGGAGCATGATGAACCTTGGAGTGATGTTGTAAACAAATGGCAAGCAACATTCATCTGGAGGATCAACGAAATGCAAGAACAAAGAGATGCGGCTTCACTCAACACCTTTTTGAATAAATGGCCTGCATTGAATGTATGCAGAAGTTTCGAATTG ATTGACCTCGATTTCAAAACAATGTTTCCGGATATTGAAGAAACATCACCAGATAAGTTCAAAGAAATGAAGGAAAAGCTTTTGCCTATCTTTAATCTTGACATCAAAGATAAGTTCAACAAAGGACTTCTTGGAAAACTTTCAGCTTCAAATAACGAAG ATTCTCAAATCTGCATAATGAGTATGCTCATAAACGCTTTGATTATTCCGAATCGAGAACCAGGCAATAAGAAACCATCCATCAGTGCAGCTCAACAAGAGATGATTGTTAGACTGCCATCTTCCCGAGATTTGGAGGCCTTTCGAAATGAAACTACCGGCACTGATATCAAGATCATCGTAATTGGTGAAACTTTGACGGATCTAACTGACTTTTATGTTAATTGTGGGGCAATACTTTTCAAAACGCCATCGATGTCTAAGGCACTGGATATTGGTATAAAGTTGAGTATAATGTTTACGATTGGGTACTCTCGCAAATGTAAGTTCGCTTGGGAGCTATTGGAAGCCTATTACTTCGGTTCATTGTCTACAAGGACATTTGATCCAAAAGTTCAAAACGTTCTGAATAAGCTCAGTTGA